One window of Equus asinus isolate D_3611 breed Donkey chromosome 7, EquAss-T2T_v2, whole genome shotgun sequence genomic DNA carries:
- the SLC39A6 gene encoding zinc transporter ZIP6: MARNLSVILILTFTLSVTSPLHELEPATAFPQTTEKVIPNWESGINVDLAVTTRQHHLQQLFRRYGENNSLSVEGFRKLLQNIGIDKIKRIHIHHDHEHHSDHDHHSHHNHAASSKSNRKGLCPDRDLESSGKDLRNTQGKGSHRSEHANARRNVFIKDGVAASEVTSTVYNAVSEGTHFLETTETPKPGKLLSKDVSSSTPPSITGKSRMSRPASRKTNDSVSEPRKGFMYSRNTNENTQECFNASKLLTSHGMGIQVPLNATEFNYLCPAIINQIDARSCLIHTTSEKKAEIPPKTYSLQIAWVGGFIAISIISFLSLLGVILVPLMNRVFFKFLLSFLVALAVGTLSGDAFLHLLPHSHASHHHSHSHEEPAMEMKRGPLFSHLSSQNIEESTYFDSTWKGLTALGGLYFMFLVEHVLTLIKQFKDKKKKNQKKPENDDDVEIKKQLSKYESQLSTNEEKVDADDRPEGYLRADSQEPSHFDSQQPAILEEEEVMIAHAHPQEVYNEYVPRGCKNKCHSHFHDTLGQSDDLIHHHHDYHHILHHHHHQNHHPHSHSQRYSREELKDAGIATLAWMVIMGDGLHNFSDGLAIGAAFTEGLSSGLSTSVAVFCHELPHELGDFAVLLKAGMTVKQAVLYNALSAMLAYLGMATGIFIGHYAENVSMWIFALTAGLFMYVALVDMVPEMLHNDASDHGCSRWGYFFLQNAGILLGFGIMLLISIFEHKIVFRINF; encoded by the exons ATGGCAAGGAATTTATCTGTAATCTTGATCCTGACCTTCACCTTGTCAGTCACAAGTCCACTTCATGAACTAGAACCAGCAACTGCTTTCCCTCAGACCACTGAGAAAGTTATTCCAAATTGGGAATCTGGCATTAATGTTGACTTGGCAGTTACCACACGACAGCATCATCTACAGCAGCTTTTCCGTCGCTATGGAGAAAATAATTCCTTGTCAGTTGAAGGGTTCAGAAAATTGCTTCAAAATATAGGCATAGATAAAATTAAGAGAATCCATATACACCATGACCACGAGCATCACTCTGACCATGATCATCACTCTCACCATAATCATGCTGCTTCCAGTAAAAGTAATCGGAAAGGTCTTTGTCCAGACCGTGACTTGGAGAGTTCAGGTAAAGATCTTAGAAACACCCAGGGGAAAGGATCTCACCGATCAGAACATGCCAATGCTAGAAGGAATGTTTTCATCAAAGATGGTGTTGCTGCTAGTGAAGTGACCTCAACTGTATATAACGCTGTCTCTGAAGGAACTCACTTTCTAGAGACAACAGAAACTCCAAAACCCGGAAAACTTCTCTCCAAAGACGTGAGCAGTTCCACTCCACCCAGTATCACAGGAAAAAGCCGGATGAGCCGGCCGGCTAGTAGGAAAACGAATGACTCTGTGAGTGAGCCCAGAAAAGGCTTTATGTATTCCAGAAACACAAATGAGAATACTCAGGAG TGTTTCAACGCGTCAAAGCTGCTCACGTCTCATGGCATGGGCATCCAGGTCCCGCTGAATGCAACAGAGTTCAACTACCTCTGCCCAGCCATCATCAATCAAATTGATGCCAGATCGTGTCTGATTCATACAACAAGTGAAAAGAAAGCCGAAATCCCTCCAAAGACCTATTCTTTACAAATAG CCTGGGTTGGTGGCTTTATAGCCATTTCCATCATCAGTTTCCTGTCTTTGCTGGGTGTTATCTTAGTGCCACTCATGAATCGGgtgtttttcaaatttctcctAAGTTTCCTTGTGGCATTGGCTGTTGGGACATTGAGTGGTGATGCTTTTTTACACCTTCTTCCACAT TCTCATGCAAGTCACCACCATAGTCACAGCCATGAAGAACCAGCAATGGAAATGAAGAGAGGGCCACTTTTCAGTCATCTGTCCTCTCAAAACATAGAAGAAAGTACCTATTTTGATTCCACGTGGAAGGGTTTGACAGCTCTAGGAGGCTTGTATTTCATGTTTCTTGTTGAACACGTACTCACATTGATCAAGCAATttaaagataagaagaaaaag aatcagaaaaaacctgaaaatgaTGATGACGTGGAGATTAAGAAGCAGTTGTCCAAGTATGAATCTCAACTTTCAACAAATGAGGAGAAAGTGGATGCAGATGATC GACCTGAAGGCTATTTACGAGCAGACTCACAAGAGCCCTCCCACTTTGATTCTCAACAGCCAGCAATCTTGGAAGAAGAAGAGGTCATGATAGCTCATGCTCATCCACAAGAAGTCTACAATGAATATGTACCCAGAGGGTGCAAGAATAAATGCCATTCGCATTTCCATGATACACTCGGCCAGTCAGACGATCTCATTCACCACCATCATGATTACCATCATAttctccatcaccaccaccaccaaaaccaCCACCCCCACAGTCATAGTCAGCGCTATTCTCGGGAGGAGCTGAAAGATGCTGGCATCGCCACATTGGCCTGGATGGTGATAATGGGCGACGGCCTGCACAATTTCAGCGATGGCCTAGCGATTG GTGCTGCCTTTACTGAAGGTTTATCAAGTGGTTTAAGTACTTCTGTTGCCGTGTTTTGTCACGAGTTGCCTCATGAACTAG GTGACTTTGCTGTTTTACTAAAGGCTGGCATGACTGTTAAGCAGGCTGTTCTTTATAATGCTTTGTCAGCCATGCTGGCATATCTTGGAATGGCAACAGGAATTTTCATTGGTCATTATGCTGAAAATGTTTCTATGTGGATCTTTGCACTTACTGCTGGCTTATTCATGTATGTTGCTCTGGTTGATATG gtACCTGAGATGCTGCATAATGATGCTAGTGACCATGGATGTAGCCGCTGGGGATATTTCTTTTTACAGAATGCtgggattcttttgggttttggaATTATGTTGCTTATTTCCATATTTGAACATAAAATTGTGTTTCGTATAAATTTCTAA